The following proteins are encoded in a genomic region of Zea mays cultivar B73 chromosome 9, Zm-B73-REFERENCE-NAM-5.0, whole genome shotgun sequence:
- the LOC103638202 gene encoding uncharacterized protein, producing MLAPSPASPPWSSISLRGTPSSSFLSLSVLCWPVLYSSHPRRGFCSLCSESPTRSSPGSPSLMASACAPSTLLAWPRRLPPVGRAPSQSPLRAARALLAPLLAEYFPHKICSTTVSSNREASSPCALASAVANFAIKFTSTPCSVCFAVGYFSTFQFRAACPVCARSRLDLVVIPCVIKKSQESGGFVSVVGTVRELTT from the exons ATGCTTGCCCCTTCCCCTGCTTCTCCTCCGTGGAGCTCCATCTCCTTGCGCGGCACTCCCTCCAGCTCCTTCCTCTCCCTCTCGGTTCTCTGTTGGCCGGTGCTCTACTCCTCCCATCCACGACGTGGGTTCTGCTCCCTCTGCTCGGAGTCTCCTACGCGCAGCTCGCCAGGCTCTCCCTCTCTCATGGCGAGCGCCTGTGCTCCCTCCACCCTGCTCGCATGGCCGCGCCGGCTCCCTCCAGTCGGCCGCGCGCCCAGCCAAAGTCCCCTGCGCGCAGCTCGCGCCCTGCTCGCCCCTCTTCTCGCCGAGTACTTTCCCCATAAAATTTGCTCGACCACGGTCTCGTCAAACCGTGAAGCTTCCTCGCCGTGTGCTCTGGCATCGGCTGTCGCCAATTTTGCCATAAAGTTCACGAGCACTCCTTGCTCAGTTTGTTTCGCAGTGGGCTATTTCTCCACATTTCAATTCCGTGCTGCTTGCCCCGTGTGCGCTCGCTCCAGACTCGATCTCGTCGTCATTCCGTGTGTCATCAAGAAATCCCAAGAATCGGGCGGATTCGTGTCAGTTGTTGGAACG gtacgtgaatTAACCACGTGA